GCCGGAACCGGAAAAAGTACAACCCACCAAATTAATAATTGTTCGAATTTTGTTCTCTGCCGAAATAATATATAGATTCCATAGAGTAAAAAGGGAATTTCAAATAGATAGAGTTGCCCTAGCCCGAAAACGCTATGTCGTAAATTACTATCCCCGGAAATAAATAAAAAGTTCGGCGAGAAATGCGTTACATAATTTTTGATAAATAGGTTGAATATCGCCGAAGGTGAATTTGATAATGCGAAAATTGATATGCGGTTAAACCGCTCTTGCGTTAACTCTGGCGCAGTTAAACTAAACCAAACCTGTGGTAGTATCAGTATCAGAAAACAACATAACCCGAGCAGAAAAAAAAGACTATTTCGCCGGATTTCCTGCCGATAGATAATAAATAATCCTACTAAAAACAATGGAATAAATACTTTGGCAATATCATAGGTATATAAACTGATAGCAAAAATAATTAAACTACTAATCAACCATTGTTTGGTATGTTTAACATCAGGTTCGAATGCCCGAATCCAACAATATAACCCAGCGGTAATAAATAACGGTAATAAGATCCCCTGATTCGCCCAGCGGGAAAATAATAAATGCCAGGGTGATACGGCAAGTAGAAACGCTGCGAGATATCCGGTTCGTGGGTTATATACCCGACTAGTCAATAGATAGGTCAAGAAAACGGTTAGTATCCCGACTACTGCAAAGGGTAATCGGGTAGCGAATTCGGTTAATCCGAAAAGAACTATTGACGGGATAACCAGATAGGTTGGAAGCGCAGAGTTATATACCGTAAACTCGCGCGTAAAAATGGGCAGGGAACGGTTATCAATATCCCTGCCCGTTTTCAAGAGGCAATAGGCGTTATATCCTTTAGCAG
This genomic stretch from bacterium harbors:
- a CDS encoding glycosyltransferase family 39 protein, whose translation is MLNLKGIIKWLRSPLFWILILAGFLRLYQLGTNPPGFFRDEAAKGYNAYCLLKTGRDIDNRSLPIFTREFTVYNSALPTYLVIPSIVLFGLTEFATRLPFAVVGILTVFLTYLLTSRVYNPRTGYLAAFLLAVSPWHLLFSRWANQGILLPLFITAGLYCWIRAFEPDVKHTKQWLISSLIIFAISLYTYDIAKVFIPLFLVGLFIIYRQEIRRNSLFFLLGLCCFLILILPQVWFSLTAPELTQERFNRISIFALSNSPSAIFNLFIKNYVTHFSPNFLFISGDSNLRHSVFGLGQLYLFEIPFLLYGIYILFRQRTKFEQLLIWWVVLFPVPASLTYEGIPHALRTICAIPVFSIITAHAIDTLLQRVPVYAAKSFSYRGMRVLIMTLIIANISFFIFNLFFFYPQYSAPVWQYGWRDA